The sequence TGCCTTCAATTTAAAGCTCCATGTCGGTTCCTCCCTGGTCGACGACGCTGACCTGAGAAAGAACGACGTGGTGCGGATCTACGACATCCTGCTTGGCTATACAGATTGTCTCATGGCAACGGACAACATTTTGCGGGAAATCTTCAAGCAGCCCGAGTTCCAGAAGGAAATGGGAACCGCGGAATTCCATAATCTACTCGGCAAATACGCAGCGGAATGGGAGCGCAAGACGAAATGTAAAGATACGTCCTTACTCGCCTGCGCGTACCGGCTGGGGATACCGATATACACGAGCTCGCCAGGCGATTCGACCCTGGGCATGAACATCGCGGAAGCCGAGATCAACGGATCGAAGATCCGCATCAATCCGGCCATCGACGTCAATGAGACGACAGCTTACGTGCTGGCCGCGAAGCGGACCGGCGGAAAGTCCGGCGTTCTGCTGATCGGGGGAGGGAGCCCGAAAAATTTTATCCTCCAGACCGAACCTCAGATCCAGGAAGTGTTGAGGATAAAAGAGGTCGGGCATGATTACTTTTTCCAGATCACCGATGCCCGGCCCGATACGGGCGGGCTGTCAGGTGCCACGCCGCACGAGGCGGTTTCGTGGGGAAAGATCGACCCGACGCGCCTGCCTGACGCCGTGGTCTGTTATCTCGACGCGACCGTGGGATTCCCGATCGTAGCCCATTACGCCCTGGCTAAGCATGCGAAGCGCCGGGTAAAAGGGTTATATTATAAGCGTGAAAAATATGTCGGGAATTTGGTGAGAGAATATTTCGCGCACAATAAATAATAAAAGATAGTTATTGGTTATTGGTAATTAGTAATTAACAGAAAAATAAAATTCAAAAATTTTTTTCTTTTTTAAATTGCAGGTAATCAACCAACATTTCTTTCAATAGCATCGGCGTGTCCAGTCCGTATGGACAGCGTTTCTTGCAGTCCCCGCATTCGGTGCAGTCCTCGATCTTTTGCATGTTCTTCTGCCAATCATCGCTCATGAACTGCTGCCAGGGCATGCGCCGGAGCAACAGGGACATGCGTGCCGCCATGGGGATCGGGATCTCGACAGGGCAGGGGAGACAGTAGCCGCAGGCGCGGCAGAAATTGCTTGCCAATTCTTCGCGGTCCTTTTTAATTATGGCCCAAATTTCATCGTTAAGAACCGGCGGTTTTTTCTCCAGTTCCAGGATCTCTTTCAATTCCGTTTCCCTCTGCACGCCCCAGATCGGAACCACATGGTCATACTGGCGCAGGAACGCGAACGATGCCCGGGCATTGAGCAGGAGCCCGCCGGACATCGCTTTCATGGCAATGAAACCGATATTATTTTTCTTGCAGCTCTGCGCGATCTGAATGTCATCATTATTGGACAGGAAATTCAAAGGATATTGCAGCGTGGCATAGAGACCGGAACTGATCGTGTCTTTCGCCACATCCTGCCGGTGGGTGGACACGCCGATAAAACGGACCACGCCTTTTTTCTGCACTTCCAAAAGTGCTTCGTAAATCCCGCTGGGATCACCGGGCCGCGGCATTTTTTTGGGATGATGTATCTGGTAAATGTCGATGTAGTCGGTCTGCATGTCTTTTAGGCTCGATCCAAGGTGCTCGTAAAATGTCTTTACGTCGGTCGCGTGGGTTTTGGTGGCAATGATGATCTTTTTCCTGACTGGTTTCATGGCATAGCCGATCTTCTGCTCACTGTCCGTGTACATGCGCGCCGTGTCGAATAAATTCATACCGTTTTCGTAGGCTATTAAAAACAGTTTTTTGGCTTCGTCAAAGCTCACGCGTTGGATCGGCAAAGCGCCGAAGCTGCTGCGGCCGACCATCAGACCGGTTCTGCCTAATTTTATTTTTTTCATGTGACGCTCCCGCCCGTCACTCTGAGTCCGGTTTTCGTCTTTTTTTCTGTCATTCTGAAGCGAAGCTGAAGAATCTCGTTGGAGATCCTTCGATCGGTACAAACCTCCCTCAAGATGACAGAAAAGGAATATGTCATTCTGACCCTGAGAGTATCGAAGGAGAAGAATCTGATCTTTTTCATTATCGTTTAGGATTTAGATATTAGTATTTAGTATTTCCCTTTTGGTAACTCGACGTTCCCAAAAGGGAAGGGTGGGTAACGGGATTTGAACCCGCAACGTCTGGAGCCACAGTCCAGAGCTCTACCGTTGAGCTATACCCACCGTAAGGGGGCACATCCCCCTTATATCCAAAAAGTTTGAACGAAACAATACTTTTCGGATACCTTGAATCCCCCTGGCAGCTGTTCTAATACTTTATGCCACTATTGCTTTCTTTGCGCTACCAGGACCAAATCGGTTGTATAACTATTCTTTATCTG comes from bacterium and encodes:
- the speY gene encoding deoxyhypusine synthase, whose protein sequence is MKRIHRLKKDIDETPDWLKKKKYPNKHRYLSGERIFPPGLTGKETVGSLVDGVFLAYNAARLREGCRLFVEKMLKPDVTIGMSLAGAMTPAGLGKAVIVPLMKAGFIDWMVSTGANLYHDLHYAFNLKLHVGSSLVDDADLRKNDVVRIYDILLGYTDCLMATDNILREIFKQPEFQKEMGTAEFHNLLGKYAAEWERKTKCKDTSLLACAYRLGIPIYTSSPGDSTLGMNIAEAEINGSKIRINPAIDVNETTAYVLAAKRTGGKSGVLLIGGGSPKNFILQTEPQIQEVLRIKEVGHDYFFQITDARPDTGGLSGATPHEAVSWGKIDPTRLPDAVVCYLDATVGFPIVAHYALAKHAKRRVKGLYYKREKYVGNLVREYFAHNK
- a CDS encoding aldo/keto reductase, whose amino-acid sequence is MKKIKLGRTGLMVGRSSFGALPIQRVSFDEAKKLFLIAYENGMNLFDTARMYTDSEQKIGYAMKPVRKKIIIATKTHATDVKTFYEHLGSSLKDMQTDYIDIYQIHHPKKMPRPGDPSGIYEALLEVQKKGVVRFIGVSTHRQDVAKDTISSGLYATLQYPLNFLSNNDDIQIAQSCKKNNIGFIAMKAMSGGLLLNARASFAFLRQYDHVVPIWGVQRETELKEILELEKKPPVLNDEIWAIIKKDREELASNFCRACGYCLPCPVEIPIPMAARMSLLLRRMPWQQFMSDDWQKNMQKIEDCTECGDCKKRCPYGLDTPMLLKEMLVDYLQFKKEKNF